A DNA window from Arachis duranensis cultivar V14167 chromosome 3, aradu.V14167.gnm2.J7QH, whole genome shotgun sequence contains the following coding sequences:
- the LOC107480638 gene encoding vacuolar protein sorting-associated protein 28 homolog 2: MEVKLWNDKREREMYDNFAELYAIIKATERLEKAYVRDIISPQEYELECQKLIAHFKTLASTLKDTVPSIERFADTYKMECPAAINRLVISGIPATVEHRAAAAASTSTSAAIVAECVQNFITAMDSLKLNMVAVDQVHPLLSDLYASLNKLTILPPDFEGKTKMKEWIARLSKMGAADELTEQQARQLHFDLESSYNSFMAALPNAGT, from the coding sequence ATGGAGGTTAAGCTATGGAATGACAAGCGCGAGAGGGAAATGTATGATAACTTTGCTGAGCTCTATGCCATTATCAAAGCCACTGAGAGGCTTGAGAAAGCCTATGTTAGGGATATAATCTCACCACAGGAGTATGAGTTAGAGTGCCAGAAGCTAATTGCGCATTTCAAAACACTGGCTTCCACGCTCAAAGACACTGTCCCTAGCATTGAGCGGTTTGCAGACACTTACAAGATGGAGTGCCCTGCTGCCATTAACCGGCTTGTGATATCCGGTATTCCTGCTACGGTGGAGCATCGGGCGGCGGCTGCTGCCTCTACATCAACCTCGGCTGCCATTGTAGCTGAGTGTGTGCAGAACTTTATTACGGCTATGGATTCGTTGAAGCTTAACATGGTGGCTGTGGATCAGGTGCACCCACTGCTTTCGGACCTTTATGCTTCCCTCAATAAGTTGACGATCTTGCCACCTGATTTCGAGGGGAAAACAAAGATGAAGGAATGGATTGCGAGGTTGTCGAAGATGGGGGCAGCTGATGAGTTGACAGAACAGCAGGCTCGGCAACTTCACTTTGATCTCGAGTCTTCTTACAATTCCTTTATGGCAGCTCTTCCCAATGCCGGTACATGA